In one window of Elusimicrobiota bacterium DNA:
- a CDS encoding HEAT repeat domain-containing protein — translation MTIRGWIASSFSSYYARTRNSAWTAASMLFLACALSYTRAQAGVTVGADAEYPVRDAREVIIALRTATPAAQKAAKAVLERADPAMIEELLRYGRTPGQREMGQKVVVLMGSKAVPALLDLLKSPELRNRAGAALFQAAGPRSADQTPALLACLHDPAVNNYCGTTLVKVMGPKSSDRVPSLAEALKDADKTVRLYAAAALGQIGPKAKSAVGGLIALLKDPEPEVRFNAVVALGKIGAGAKEAAPALKTMAPGQSDAIKIAIKEALKKIHG, via the coding sequence ATGACCATCCGTGGGTGGATCGCGTCTTCCTTCTCCTCCTATTACGCGCGCACGCGAAATAGCGCCTGGACCGCCGCGTCCATGCTCTTTTTGGCGTGCGCCCTTTCTTATACGCGCGCGCAGGCGGGCGTGACCGTGGGCGCGGACGCGGAGTATCCCGTGCGCGACGCGCGCGAGGTGATCATCGCCCTGCGCACCGCGACCCCCGCCGCGCAGAAGGCCGCCAAGGCCGTCCTGGAGCGCGCCGACCCGGCCATGATCGAAGAGCTGCTGCGCTACGGCCGTACCCCCGGCCAGCGCGAGATGGGCCAGAAGGTCGTAGTGCTGATGGGCTCCAAGGCCGTGCCGGCCCTGCTCGATTTGCTCAAGTCGCCGGAGCTGCGCAACCGGGCCGGCGCCGCCCTGTTCCAGGCCGCGGGGCCACGGTCGGCGGATCAGACGCCGGCCCTCCTGGCCTGCCTGCACGATCCCGCGGTGAACAACTACTGCGGGACGACTCTGGTCAAGGTCATGGGCCCCAAGTCCTCGGACCGCGTTCCCAGCCTGGCGGAAGCGCTGAAGGACGCCGACAAGACGGTCCGGCTGTACGCGGCGGCGGCCCTGGGGCAGATCGGCCCCAAGGCCAAGAGCGCCGTGGGAGGGCTCATCGCCTTGCTCAAAGACCCGGAGCCTGAAGTCCGGTTCAACGCGGTCGTGGCTCTGGGAAAGATCGGAGCCGGAGCCAAAGAGGCGGCGCCGGCGCTGAAGACCATGGCGCCGGGTCAGTCCGACGCGATCAAGATCGCGATCAAAGAGGCTTTGAAGAAGATCCATGGCTAA